Proteins found in one Magnolia sinica isolate HGM2019 chromosome 5, MsV1, whole genome shotgun sequence genomic segment:
- the LOC131245294 gene encoding trans-resveratrol di-O-methyltransferase-like — protein sequence MAPYSGERGHELLQAQAHVWNHLYHYVNSMSLKCAVELGIPDIIHNHGRPMTLSELVAALKINSSKTPYMSRLMRLLVHLGFFDVEKINGNNGVEEGYVITPPSSLLRKEATVSLSAFVLEELDSSLLTNWNFLSSWFQGNETTAFEKANGLSFLEVAAEIPEINCLFNDSMASDAQFIISIVVKEYGQVFDGLRSLVDVGGGTGAVARAIADAFPHVKCTVFDQPHVIAHVPKSTKIDVVGGNMFESIPPADALLLKSVLHGWSDNDCVKILKRCKEVIPTKEDGGKVILLETVVNGDTDDYKSMETKLCFDVMMMLASTGKEREEHVWQKIFIDAGFSDYKILPVLGLRSIIEVYP from the exons ATGGCGCCCTACTCAGGAGAGAGAGGCCATGAGCTGTTGCAAGCCCAAGCCCACGTATGGAACCATCTGTATCATTACGTGAATTCCATGTCCCTCAAGTGTGCTGTTGAGCTGGGCATACCAGACATTATCCACAATCATGGCCGTCCAATGACCCTCTCTGAGCTGGTTGCTGCACTAAAGATAAACTCATCCAAAACCCCTTACATGAGCCGCCTGATGCGTCTGTTGGTCCACTTGGGGTTTTTTGATGTAGAAAAGATCAACGGCAATAACGGAGTTGAAGAAGGGTATGTTATCACACCACCTTCTAGCCTCCTCCGCAAAGAGGCCACTGTCAGTTTGTCAGCCTTTGTGTTAGAGGAGCTCGACTCTTCTCTACTCACAAATTGGAATTTCTTAAGTAGTTGGTTCCAAGGCAATGAAACCACGGCCTTCGAGAAAGCAAACGGACTGAGTTTCTTGGAGGTCGCGGCCGAGATCCCTGAGATTAATTGCTTATTTAACGATTCCATGGCCAGTGATGCACAGTTCATCATTAGCATTGTCGTTAAAGAGTATGGTCAGGTTTTCGACGGGTTACGGTCGTTGGTCGATGTTGGAGGTGGGACAGGTGCTGTAGCTCGCGCCATCGCTGATGCGTTCCCACACGTCAAATGCACCGTGTTTGATCAACCACATGTTATTGCTCACGTGCCAAAGAGTACGAAAATAGATGTGGTTGGAGGGAACATGTTCGAGTCGATCCCCCCTGCGGACGCTCTTCTCCTCAAG TCAGTCCTACACGGCTGGAGTGATAATGACTGCGTGAAGATATTAAAACGGTGCAAAGAGGTAATTCCAACTAAAGAAGATGGAGGGAAGGTGATCTTACTAGAAACAGTTGTGAATGGCGACACAGATGATTACAAGTCAATGGAGACAAAGCTTTGCTtcgatgtgatgatgatgttggctTCAACAGGCAAGGAGAGGGAAGAACATGTGTGGCAGAAAATCTTCATTGACGCTGGTTTCTCTGACTACAAGATACTACCTGTCTTGGGTTTGCGGTCGATTATCGAAGTTTATCCTTGA